A segment of the Calderihabitans maritimus genome:
GCACAACCAGCATGTTTCTTCAAAAGAATAAGCTGGGTCTTGTTTGGTTTAAGCTCGTACCGGTAAGCCTTATTCACCAACATTTTCTATAGCCTCCATAGCTTTCTTGACCCGGTTTCTGGCCGACCTTTTTACCTGAAATATAGAATTGAAGGCTACCAAGGCGGCAGCATATTCAGCATCTCCCTGGGCCAGGCTGTTCCATACGATTACCATAGCAATACAACGAGCCAACCCGATTAATATAAGTCCCACCATATATTCCGGATAATTATGCAGGAATATGACAGCCAAAATAAACATAAGCAGGGGACCGATAATCCAGTTCTGGATTAAGGAGAGGGTTAAAACTTTCCG
Coding sequences within it:
- a CDS encoding helix-turn-helix domain-containing protein, translating into MLVNKAYRYELKPNKTQLILLKKHAGCA